A region from the Branchiostoma lanceolatum isolate klBraLanc5 chromosome 2, klBraLanc5.hap2, whole genome shotgun sequence genome encodes:
- the LOC136427706 gene encoding dystrobrevin beta-like isoform X1 translates to MSQVLTCSYSASNFANLMQNLQDDLQKGQLAMEDSPASMQVLEGNPAHRAMAERRQLMTEMRTQNFDVIRLGTYRTACKLRFVQKKTNLHLVDIWNMIEAFRENGLNTLELTTELNVSRVESIVSSIMYQLNKRLPSTHQINVDQSISLLLNWLMSAYDPEALAKMSVFSIKMALSTMCAGKLVDKLRYIFSQISDSRGQLVYPKFDQFLQEALALPSAVYEGPSFGYNETAAKSCFQSAQVQDPERVTINDFLDVMMADPGPPCMVWLPLMHRMANVENVFHPVECAYCQRESMMGFRYKCQRCFNYQLCQNCFWRGYTSGNHTTDHEMKEYSSWKSPAKQFGHALKKSFRCVPKHAGPNHPRFPDEPEQTLDLSNIVPPSPPPALAHESALATSISSEHTTPTKRVPEVYQPRIASSPPKLRIQRKAFPVDTMDSTTRMDDEHRLIARYAARLAAEQNEQNTTPVDVSPLLHQSRSPGTELALNLDANRQQRELIAELEHKNSPREVAEKLAQWLREQTDLLSECQHKNREIMREIQRLRQEHDEASRGMDESRNPTLLAELRLLRQRKDELELRMSALQESRRELMVQLEGLMKLLKSHGSSPTPRSTPGGSPLTGSAKSPPAPPPRTTPSTPGSDSLSGVGGDVRQAFGPGQSNSGRNLRNDLLVAADSVTNAMSSLVKELNSEAEDSDEEDDRQNGSITEAETLPREKRGALMGKHGNGRSHGPQEADFLGRTDDESVDPSGTDDDSYIRSTDEERWNRNTTDDEMYERERQRGMRLSTQTDEESYVQTDDAESYIRTDDEDGGTDWEETMRRWVTR, encoded by the exons ATGTCTCAAGTGCTGACCTGCTCCTACTCTGCCTCCAACTTTGCTAACTTGATGCAGAACCTGCAGGATGACCTCCAAAAAG GGCAACTGGCCATGGAGGACAGCCCAGCATCCATGCA GGTGCTTGAGGGAAACCCAGCGCACCGTGCCATGGCGGAACGCAGACAACTGATGACAGAAATGA GAACACAGAACTTTGATGTGATTCGCCTGGGGACCTACCGAACAGCATGCAAGCTGCGATTTGTGCAGAAGAAGACAAACT TGCATTTAGTAGACATCTGGAACATGATCGAGGCGTTTCGCGAGAACGGACTGAACACGCTGGAGCTGACGACGGAGCTGAACGTCTCGCGCGTGGAGTCCATCGTGTCGTCCATCATGTACCAGCTCAACAAGCGCCTGCCCTCCACCCACCAGATCAACGTGGACCAGTCCATCTCCCTGCTGCTCAACTGGCTCATGAGCGCGTACGACCCGGAGGCGCTCGCCAAGATGTCGGTGTTCTCCATCAAGATGGCGCTGTCCACCATGTGCGCGGGGAAGCTCGTGGACAAACTCAGAT ATATCTTCTCACAGATCTCGGACTCCCGAGGACAGCTGGTGTACCCCAAGTTTGACCAGTTCCTGCAGGAAGCCCTGGCCCTGCCGTCAGCAGTGTACGAGGGTCCCAGCTTCGGCTACAACGAAACAGCGGCCAAGTCATGCTTCCAATCGGCCCAGGTACAAGACCCTGAA CGTGTGACCATCAACGACTTCCTGGATGTGATGATGGCAGACCCTGGCCCCCCCTGCATGGTGTGGCTGCCTCTCATGCATCGGATGGCTAATGTGGAGAATG TGTTCCACCCAGTCGAATGTGCGTACTGCCAACGGGAGTCAATGATGGGGTTCCGGTACAAGTGCCAACGGTGTTTCAACTACCAGCTGTGTCAGAACTGCTTCTGGCGCGGCTACACCAGCGGGAACCACACCACGGACCACGAGATGAAGGAGTACTCATCCTGG AAATCCCCAGCCAAGCAGTTTGGACATGCTCTGAAGAAGTCGTTCCGCTGTGTGCCAAAACACGCCGGGCCAAACCACCCCAGGTTCCCAGACGAGCCAGAGCAGACCCTGGACCTCTCCAACATCGT gcCACCCTCTCCACCCCCTGCTCTAGCTCATGAGTCAGCCCTAGCCACCAGTATTTCTTCAGAGCACACCACACCTACAAAAAG AGTACCCGAAGTTTACCAACCCAGGATTGCCTCATCTCCGCCCAAGTTGCGTATACAGAGGAA AGCCTTCCCTGTGGACACCATGGACTCCACCACTCGGATGGATGACGAGCATCGCCTGATCGCCCGCTACGCGGCACGCTTGGCTGCAGAACAGAACGAGCAG AACACGACTCCTGTAGATGTGAGTCCCTTGTTACACCAGTCCCGTAGTCCAGGGACAGAGCTCGCCCTCAACCTGGACGCCAACCGGCAGCAGCGAGAACTGATCGCTGAGCTGGAGCACAAAAACAG CCCCCGCGAGGTGGCTGAAAAACTGGCCCAGTGGCTGAGAGAACAGACTGATCTCTTGTCAGAGTGTCAGCACAAGAATAG GGAGATCATGCGCGAGATTCAGCGCCTGCGTCAGGAGCACGACGAGGCGTCGCGGGGGATGGACGAGTCACGGAACCCGACACTGCTGGCAGAACTCAGGCTCCTCAG GCAGAGGAAGGATGAGTTGGAGCTGCGCATGTCGGCCCTGCAGGAGTCACGCAGGGAGCTCATGGTGCAGCTGGAGGGGCTCATGAAGCTGTTGAAGAGCCACGGCAGCTCCCCCACCCCCCGCTCCACCCCAGGGGGGTCACCGCTCACTGGTAGTGCCAAATCACcccctgcccctccccctcgcACCACCCCCTCCACCCCAGGGTCCGACAGTCTGAGCGGGGTGGGCGGGGACGTGAGGCAGGCCTTCGGGCCGGGCCAGTCCAACTCGGGGAGAAACTTGCGGAACGACCTGCTTGTAGCAGCTGATTCTGTGACCAACGCGATGTCCTCACTGGTCAAGGAACTGAACTCAG AGGCTGAAGACAGTGATGAGGAGGACGACAGGCAAAACGGTTCCATCACGGAGGCGGAGACCTTACCTCGGGAGAAGCGGGGGGCGCTGATGGGGAAACACGGGAACGGGCGGAGTCACGGGCCGCAGGAGGCAGACTTCCTGGGGCGGACGGACGACGAAAGTGTCGATCCCTCGGGCACCGATGACGACAGCTATATCAGAAGCACAGACGAGGAGCGGTGGAACCGCAACACGACAGATGACGAGATGTACGAGAGAGAGCGCCAG CGGGGGATGAGGCTGAGCACACAGACGGACGAAGAGAGCTACGTTCAGACGGACGACGCGGAAAGTTACATCCGGACTGACGACGAGGACGGGGGCACGGACTGGGAGGAGACGATGCGGCGCTGGGTGACTCGCTAG
- the LOC136427706 gene encoding dystrobrevin beta-like isoform X4 produces MHDKGQLAMEDSPASMQVLEGNPAHRAMAERRQLMTEMRTQNFDVIRLGTYRTACKLRFVQKKTNLHLVDIWNMIEAFRENGLNTLELTTELNVSRVESIVSSIMYQLNKRLPSTHQINVDQSISLLLNWLMSAYDPEALAKMSVFSIKMALSTMCAGKLVDKLRYIFSQISDSRGQLVYPKFDQFLQEALALPSAVYEGPSFGYNETAAKSCFQSAQVQDPERVTINDFLDVMMADPGPPCMVWLPLMHRMANVENVFHPVECAYCQRESMMGFRYKCQRCFNYQLCQNCFWRGYTSGNHTTDHEMKEYSSWKSPAKQFGHALKKSFRCVPKHAGPNHPRFPDEPEQTLDLSNIVPPSPPPALAHESALATSISSEHTTPTKRVPEVYQPRIASSPPKLRIQRKAFPVDTMDSTTRMDDEHRLIARYAARLAAEQNEQNTTPVDVSPLLHQSRSPGTELALNLDANRQQRELIAELEHKNSPREVAEKLAQWLREQTDLLSECQHKNREIMREIQRLRQEHDEASRGMDESRNPTLLAELRLLRQRKDELELRMSALQESRRELMVQLEGLMKLLKSHGSSPTPRSTPGGSPLTGSAKSPPAPPPRTTPSTPGSDSLSGVGGDVRQAFGPGQSNSGRNLRNDLLVAADSVTNAMSSLVKELNSEAEDSDEEDDRQNGSITEAETLPREKRGALMGKHGNGRSHGPQEADFLGRTDDESVDPSGTDDDSYIRSTDEERWNRNTTDDEMYERERQRGMRLSTQTDEESYVQTDDAESYIRTDDEDGGTDWEETMRRWVTR; encoded by the exons ATGCATGATAAAG GGCAACTGGCCATGGAGGACAGCCCAGCATCCATGCA GGTGCTTGAGGGAAACCCAGCGCACCGTGCCATGGCGGAACGCAGACAACTGATGACAGAAATGA GAACACAGAACTTTGATGTGATTCGCCTGGGGACCTACCGAACAGCATGCAAGCTGCGATTTGTGCAGAAGAAGACAAACT TGCATTTAGTAGACATCTGGAACATGATCGAGGCGTTTCGCGAGAACGGACTGAACACGCTGGAGCTGACGACGGAGCTGAACGTCTCGCGCGTGGAGTCCATCGTGTCGTCCATCATGTACCAGCTCAACAAGCGCCTGCCCTCCACCCACCAGATCAACGTGGACCAGTCCATCTCCCTGCTGCTCAACTGGCTCATGAGCGCGTACGACCCGGAGGCGCTCGCCAAGATGTCGGTGTTCTCCATCAAGATGGCGCTGTCCACCATGTGCGCGGGGAAGCTCGTGGACAAACTCAGAT ATATCTTCTCACAGATCTCGGACTCCCGAGGACAGCTGGTGTACCCCAAGTTTGACCAGTTCCTGCAGGAAGCCCTGGCCCTGCCGTCAGCAGTGTACGAGGGTCCCAGCTTCGGCTACAACGAAACAGCGGCCAAGTCATGCTTCCAATCGGCCCAGGTACAAGACCCTGAA CGTGTGACCATCAACGACTTCCTGGATGTGATGATGGCAGACCCTGGCCCCCCCTGCATGGTGTGGCTGCCTCTCATGCATCGGATGGCTAATGTGGAGAATG TGTTCCACCCAGTCGAATGTGCGTACTGCCAACGGGAGTCAATGATGGGGTTCCGGTACAAGTGCCAACGGTGTTTCAACTACCAGCTGTGTCAGAACTGCTTCTGGCGCGGCTACACCAGCGGGAACCACACCACGGACCACGAGATGAAGGAGTACTCATCCTGG AAATCCCCAGCCAAGCAGTTTGGACATGCTCTGAAGAAGTCGTTCCGCTGTGTGCCAAAACACGCCGGGCCAAACCACCCCAGGTTCCCAGACGAGCCAGAGCAGACCCTGGACCTCTCCAACATCGT gcCACCCTCTCCACCCCCTGCTCTAGCTCATGAGTCAGCCCTAGCCACCAGTATTTCTTCAGAGCACACCACACCTACAAAAAG AGTACCCGAAGTTTACCAACCCAGGATTGCCTCATCTCCGCCCAAGTTGCGTATACAGAGGAA AGCCTTCCCTGTGGACACCATGGACTCCACCACTCGGATGGATGACGAGCATCGCCTGATCGCCCGCTACGCGGCACGCTTGGCTGCAGAACAGAACGAGCAG AACACGACTCCTGTAGATGTGAGTCCCTTGTTACACCAGTCCCGTAGTCCAGGGACAGAGCTCGCCCTCAACCTGGACGCCAACCGGCAGCAGCGAGAACTGATCGCTGAGCTGGAGCACAAAAACAG CCCCCGCGAGGTGGCTGAAAAACTGGCCCAGTGGCTGAGAGAACAGACTGATCTCTTGTCAGAGTGTCAGCACAAGAATAG GGAGATCATGCGCGAGATTCAGCGCCTGCGTCAGGAGCACGACGAGGCGTCGCGGGGGATGGACGAGTCACGGAACCCGACACTGCTGGCAGAACTCAGGCTCCTCAG GCAGAGGAAGGATGAGTTGGAGCTGCGCATGTCGGCCCTGCAGGAGTCACGCAGGGAGCTCATGGTGCAGCTGGAGGGGCTCATGAAGCTGTTGAAGAGCCACGGCAGCTCCCCCACCCCCCGCTCCACCCCAGGGGGGTCACCGCTCACTGGTAGTGCCAAATCACcccctgcccctccccctcgcACCACCCCCTCCACCCCAGGGTCCGACAGTCTGAGCGGGGTGGGCGGGGACGTGAGGCAGGCCTTCGGGCCGGGCCAGTCCAACTCGGGGAGAAACTTGCGGAACGACCTGCTTGTAGCAGCTGATTCTGTGACCAACGCGATGTCCTCACTGGTCAAGGAACTGAACTCAG AGGCTGAAGACAGTGATGAGGAGGACGACAGGCAAAACGGTTCCATCACGGAGGCGGAGACCTTACCTCGGGAGAAGCGGGGGGCGCTGATGGGGAAACACGGGAACGGGCGGAGTCACGGGCCGCAGGAGGCAGACTTCCTGGGGCGGACGGACGACGAAAGTGTCGATCCCTCGGGCACCGATGACGACAGCTATATCAGAAGCACAGACGAGGAGCGGTGGAACCGCAACACGACAGATGACGAGATGTACGAGAGAGAGCGCCAG CGGGGGATGAGGCTGAGCACACAGACGGACGAAGAGAGCTACGTTCAGACGGACGACGCGGAAAGTTACATCCGGACTGACGACGAGGACGGGGGCACGGACTGGGAGGAGACGATGCGGCGCTGGGTGACTCGCTAG
- the LOC136427706 gene encoding dystrobrevin beta-like isoform X7, whose amino-acid sequence MSQVLTCSYSASNFANLMQNLQDDLQKGQLAMEDSPASMQVLEGNPAHRAMAERRQLMTEMRTQNFDVIRLGTYRTACKLRFVQKKTNLHLVDIWNMIEAFRENGLNTLELTTELNVSRVESIVSSIMYQLNKRLPSTHQINVDQSISLLLNWLMSAYDPEALAKMSVFSIKMALSTMCAGKLVDKLRYIFSQISDSRGQLVYPKFDQFLQEALALPSAVYEGPSFGYNETAAKSCFQSAQRVTINDFLDVMMADPGPPCMVWLPLMHRMANVENVFHPVECAYCQRESMMGFRYKCQRCFNYQLCQNCFWRGYTSGNHTTDHEMKEYSSWKSPAKQFGHALKKSFRCVPKHAGPNHPRFPDEPEQTLDLSNIVPPSPPPALAHESALATSISSEHTTPTKRVPEVYQPRIASSPPKLRIQRKAFPVDTMDSTTRMDDEHRLIARYAARLAAEQNEQNTTPVDVSPLLHQSRSPGTELALNLDANRQQRELIAELEHKNREIMREIQRLRQEHDEASRGMDESRNPTLLAELRLLRQRKDELELRMSALQESRRELMVQLEGLMKLLKSHGSSPTPRSTPGGSPLTGSAKSPPAPPPRTTPSTPGSDSLSGVGGDVRQAFGPGQSNSGRNLRNDLLVAADSVTNAMSSLVKELNSEAEDSDEEDDRQNGSITEAETLPREKRGALMGKHGNGRSHGPQEADFLGRTDDESVDPSGTDDDSYIRSTDEERWNRNTTDDEMYERERQRGMRLSTQTDEESYVQTDDAESYIRTDDEDGGTDWEETMRRWVTR is encoded by the exons ATGTCTCAAGTGCTGACCTGCTCCTACTCTGCCTCCAACTTTGCTAACTTGATGCAGAACCTGCAGGATGACCTCCAAAAAG GGCAACTGGCCATGGAGGACAGCCCAGCATCCATGCA GGTGCTTGAGGGAAACCCAGCGCACCGTGCCATGGCGGAACGCAGACAACTGATGACAGAAATGA GAACACAGAACTTTGATGTGATTCGCCTGGGGACCTACCGAACAGCATGCAAGCTGCGATTTGTGCAGAAGAAGACAAACT TGCATTTAGTAGACATCTGGAACATGATCGAGGCGTTTCGCGAGAACGGACTGAACACGCTGGAGCTGACGACGGAGCTGAACGTCTCGCGCGTGGAGTCCATCGTGTCGTCCATCATGTACCAGCTCAACAAGCGCCTGCCCTCCACCCACCAGATCAACGTGGACCAGTCCATCTCCCTGCTGCTCAACTGGCTCATGAGCGCGTACGACCCGGAGGCGCTCGCCAAGATGTCGGTGTTCTCCATCAAGATGGCGCTGTCCACCATGTGCGCGGGGAAGCTCGTGGACAAACTCAGAT ATATCTTCTCACAGATCTCGGACTCCCGAGGACAGCTGGTGTACCCCAAGTTTGACCAGTTCCTGCAGGAAGCCCTGGCCCTGCCGTCAGCAGTGTACGAGGGTCCCAGCTTCGGCTACAACGAAACAGCGGCCAAGTCATGCTTCCAATCGGCCCAG CGTGTGACCATCAACGACTTCCTGGATGTGATGATGGCAGACCCTGGCCCCCCCTGCATGGTGTGGCTGCCTCTCATGCATCGGATGGCTAATGTGGAGAATG TGTTCCACCCAGTCGAATGTGCGTACTGCCAACGGGAGTCAATGATGGGGTTCCGGTACAAGTGCCAACGGTGTTTCAACTACCAGCTGTGTCAGAACTGCTTCTGGCGCGGCTACACCAGCGGGAACCACACCACGGACCACGAGATGAAGGAGTACTCATCCTGG AAATCCCCAGCCAAGCAGTTTGGACATGCTCTGAAGAAGTCGTTCCGCTGTGTGCCAAAACACGCCGGGCCAAACCACCCCAGGTTCCCAGACGAGCCAGAGCAGACCCTGGACCTCTCCAACATCGT gcCACCCTCTCCACCCCCTGCTCTAGCTCATGAGTCAGCCCTAGCCACCAGTATTTCTTCAGAGCACACCACACCTACAAAAAG AGTACCCGAAGTTTACCAACCCAGGATTGCCTCATCTCCGCCCAAGTTGCGTATACAGAGGAA AGCCTTCCCTGTGGACACCATGGACTCCACCACTCGGATGGATGACGAGCATCGCCTGATCGCCCGCTACGCGGCACGCTTGGCTGCAGAACAGAACGAGCAG AACACGACTCCTGTAGATGTGAGTCCCTTGTTACACCAGTCCCGTAGTCCAGGGACAGAGCTCGCCCTCAACCTGGACGCCAACCGGCAGCAGCGAGAACTGATCGCTGAGCTGGAGCACAAAAACAG GGAGATCATGCGCGAGATTCAGCGCCTGCGTCAGGAGCACGACGAGGCGTCGCGGGGGATGGACGAGTCACGGAACCCGACACTGCTGGCAGAACTCAGGCTCCTCAG GCAGAGGAAGGATGAGTTGGAGCTGCGCATGTCGGCCCTGCAGGAGTCACGCAGGGAGCTCATGGTGCAGCTGGAGGGGCTCATGAAGCTGTTGAAGAGCCACGGCAGCTCCCCCACCCCCCGCTCCACCCCAGGGGGGTCACCGCTCACTGGTAGTGCCAAATCACcccctgcccctccccctcgcACCACCCCCTCCACCCCAGGGTCCGACAGTCTGAGCGGGGTGGGCGGGGACGTGAGGCAGGCCTTCGGGCCGGGCCAGTCCAACTCGGGGAGAAACTTGCGGAACGACCTGCTTGTAGCAGCTGATTCTGTGACCAACGCGATGTCCTCACTGGTCAAGGAACTGAACTCAG AGGCTGAAGACAGTGATGAGGAGGACGACAGGCAAAACGGTTCCATCACGGAGGCGGAGACCTTACCTCGGGAGAAGCGGGGGGCGCTGATGGGGAAACACGGGAACGGGCGGAGTCACGGGCCGCAGGAGGCAGACTTCCTGGGGCGGACGGACGACGAAAGTGTCGATCCCTCGGGCACCGATGACGACAGCTATATCAGAAGCACAGACGAGGAGCGGTGGAACCGCAACACGACAGATGACGAGATGTACGAGAGAGAGCGCCAG CGGGGGATGAGGCTGAGCACACAGACGGACGAAGAGAGCTACGTTCAGACGGACGACGCGGAAAGTTACATCCGGACTGACGACGAGGACGGGGGCACGGACTGGGAGGAGACGATGCGGCGCTGGGTGACTCGCTAG
- the LOC136427706 gene encoding dystrobrevin beta-like isoform X5: MSQVLTCSYSASNFANLMQNLQDDLQKGQLAMEDSPASMQVLEGNPAHRAMAERRQLMTEMRTQNFDVIRLGTYRTACKLRFVQKKTNLHLVDIWNMIEAFRENGLNTLELTTELNVSRVESIVSSIMYQLNKRLPSTHQINVDQSISLLLNWLMSAYDPEALAKMSVFSIKMALSTMCAGKLVDKLRYIFSQISDSRGQLVYPKFDQFLQEALALPSAVYEGPSFGYNETAAKSCFQSAQVQDPERVTINDFLDVMMADPGPPCMVWLPLMHRMANVENVFHPVECAYCQRESMMGFRYKCQRCFNYQLCQNCFWRGYTSGNHTTDHEMKEYSSWKSPAKQFGHALKKSFRCVPKHAGPNHPRFPDEPEQTLDLSNIVPPSPPPALAHESALATSISSEHTTPTKRVPEVYQPRIASSPPKLRIQRKAFPVDTMDSTTRMDDEHRLIARYAARLAAEQNEQNTTPVDVSPLLHQSRSPGTELALNLDANRQQRELIAELEHKNREIMREIQRLRQEHDEASRGMDESRNPTLLAELRLLRQRKDELELRMSALQESRRELMVQLEGLMKLLKSHGSSPTPRSTPGGSPLTGSAKSPPAPPPRTTPSTPGSDSLSGVGGDVRQAFGPGQSNSGRNLRNDLLVAADSVTNAMSSLVKELNSEAEDSDEEDDRQNGSITEAETLPREKRGALMGKHGNGRSHGPQEADFLGRTDDESVDPSGTDDDSYIRSTDEERWNRNTTDDEMYERERQRGMRLSTQTDEESYVQTDDAESYIRTDDEDGGTDWEETMRRWVTR, from the exons ATGTCTCAAGTGCTGACCTGCTCCTACTCTGCCTCCAACTTTGCTAACTTGATGCAGAACCTGCAGGATGACCTCCAAAAAG GGCAACTGGCCATGGAGGACAGCCCAGCATCCATGCA GGTGCTTGAGGGAAACCCAGCGCACCGTGCCATGGCGGAACGCAGACAACTGATGACAGAAATGA GAACACAGAACTTTGATGTGATTCGCCTGGGGACCTACCGAACAGCATGCAAGCTGCGATTTGTGCAGAAGAAGACAAACT TGCATTTAGTAGACATCTGGAACATGATCGAGGCGTTTCGCGAGAACGGACTGAACACGCTGGAGCTGACGACGGAGCTGAACGTCTCGCGCGTGGAGTCCATCGTGTCGTCCATCATGTACCAGCTCAACAAGCGCCTGCCCTCCACCCACCAGATCAACGTGGACCAGTCCATCTCCCTGCTGCTCAACTGGCTCATGAGCGCGTACGACCCGGAGGCGCTCGCCAAGATGTCGGTGTTCTCCATCAAGATGGCGCTGTCCACCATGTGCGCGGGGAAGCTCGTGGACAAACTCAGAT ATATCTTCTCACAGATCTCGGACTCCCGAGGACAGCTGGTGTACCCCAAGTTTGACCAGTTCCTGCAGGAAGCCCTGGCCCTGCCGTCAGCAGTGTACGAGGGTCCCAGCTTCGGCTACAACGAAACAGCGGCCAAGTCATGCTTCCAATCGGCCCAGGTACAAGACCCTGAA CGTGTGACCATCAACGACTTCCTGGATGTGATGATGGCAGACCCTGGCCCCCCCTGCATGGTGTGGCTGCCTCTCATGCATCGGATGGCTAATGTGGAGAATG TGTTCCACCCAGTCGAATGTGCGTACTGCCAACGGGAGTCAATGATGGGGTTCCGGTACAAGTGCCAACGGTGTTTCAACTACCAGCTGTGTCAGAACTGCTTCTGGCGCGGCTACACCAGCGGGAACCACACCACGGACCACGAGATGAAGGAGTACTCATCCTGG AAATCCCCAGCCAAGCAGTTTGGACATGCTCTGAAGAAGTCGTTCCGCTGTGTGCCAAAACACGCCGGGCCAAACCACCCCAGGTTCCCAGACGAGCCAGAGCAGACCCTGGACCTCTCCAACATCGT gcCACCCTCTCCACCCCCTGCTCTAGCTCATGAGTCAGCCCTAGCCACCAGTATTTCTTCAGAGCACACCACACCTACAAAAAG AGTACCCGAAGTTTACCAACCCAGGATTGCCTCATCTCCGCCCAAGTTGCGTATACAGAGGAA AGCCTTCCCTGTGGACACCATGGACTCCACCACTCGGATGGATGACGAGCATCGCCTGATCGCCCGCTACGCGGCACGCTTGGCTGCAGAACAGAACGAGCAG AACACGACTCCTGTAGATGTGAGTCCCTTGTTACACCAGTCCCGTAGTCCAGGGACAGAGCTCGCCCTCAACCTGGACGCCAACCGGCAGCAGCGAGAACTGATCGCTGAGCTGGAGCACAAAAACAG GGAGATCATGCGCGAGATTCAGCGCCTGCGTCAGGAGCACGACGAGGCGTCGCGGGGGATGGACGAGTCACGGAACCCGACACTGCTGGCAGAACTCAGGCTCCTCAG GCAGAGGAAGGATGAGTTGGAGCTGCGCATGTCGGCCCTGCAGGAGTCACGCAGGGAGCTCATGGTGCAGCTGGAGGGGCTCATGAAGCTGTTGAAGAGCCACGGCAGCTCCCCCACCCCCCGCTCCACCCCAGGGGGGTCACCGCTCACTGGTAGTGCCAAATCACcccctgcccctccccctcgcACCACCCCCTCCACCCCAGGGTCCGACAGTCTGAGCGGGGTGGGCGGGGACGTGAGGCAGGCCTTCGGGCCGGGCCAGTCCAACTCGGGGAGAAACTTGCGGAACGACCTGCTTGTAGCAGCTGATTCTGTGACCAACGCGATGTCCTCACTGGTCAAGGAACTGAACTCAG AGGCTGAAGACAGTGATGAGGAGGACGACAGGCAAAACGGTTCCATCACGGAGGCGGAGACCTTACCTCGGGAGAAGCGGGGGGCGCTGATGGGGAAACACGGGAACGGGCGGAGTCACGGGCCGCAGGAGGCAGACTTCCTGGGGCGGACGGACGACGAAAGTGTCGATCCCTCGGGCACCGATGACGACAGCTATATCAGAAGCACAGACGAGGAGCGGTGGAACCGCAACACGACAGATGACGAGATGTACGAGAGAGAGCGCCAG CGGGGGATGAGGCTGAGCACACAGACGGACGAAGAGAGCTACGTTCAGACGGACGACGCGGAAAGTTACATCCGGACTGACGACGAGGACGGGGGCACGGACTGGGAGGAGACGATGCGGCGCTGGGTGACTCGCTAG